From Streptomyces griseorubiginosus, one genomic window encodes:
- a CDS encoding TetR/AcrR family transcriptional regulator — protein MARVRLTVAERREELLRAAIEQIEARGVAAVRIADVASALGVSNALVLYHFSTKEKLVAAAFTHAAEADLAHLRKLLGRRTSALRRLRSAVRWYAPTGQAKGWRLWIEGWAVALREPALQEVTRDLDRRWKAALAEVITEGVTAGEFHCPDPAAAALRLTALLDGLAVQLTSYAGAVPRTRAQEWVDEALARELGVDRGALTT, from the coding sequence GTGGCGAGAGTGCGGTTGACAGTGGCCGAGCGGCGCGAGGAGCTGCTGCGGGCGGCGATCGAGCAGATCGAGGCGCGGGGCGTGGCGGCCGTCAGGATCGCCGACGTGGCCTCGGCGCTCGGGGTGAGCAACGCCCTGGTGCTGTATCACTTCTCGACGAAGGAGAAGCTGGTCGCGGCTGCCTTCACCCATGCCGCCGAAGCGGATCTGGCGCACCTGCGCAAGCTCCTCGGCCGCCGTACCAGCGCCCTGCGCCGGCTGCGCTCGGCCGTGCGCTGGTACGCCCCGACGGGCCAGGCCAAGGGCTGGCGGCTGTGGATCGAGGGCTGGGCGGTGGCGCTGCGCGAGCCGGCCCTCCAGGAGGTCACCCGCGACCTCGACCGGCGCTGGAAGGCGGCGCTGGCCGAGGTGATCACCGAGGGCGTCACGGCGGGCGAGTTCCACTGCCCGGACCCGGCGGCCGCGGCCCTGCGCCTGACCGCCCTCCTGGACGGCCTCGCCGTACAGCTGACGTCCTACGCCGGAGCGGTCCCCCGGACCCGGGCCCAGGAGTGGGTGGACGAGGCCCTCGCCCGCGAACTGGGCGTGGACCGGGGCGCGTTGACGACGTAG
- a CDS encoding glutamate dehydrogenase yields the protein MTTPLLSLTWTDHVTGRHGFLVVDRLVRGVASGGLRMRPGCTLDEVTGLARGMTMKEALHYDPAARYVPLGGAKGGIDCDPRDPEAYGLLVRYLRAMRPYVESLWTTGEDLGLSQDLVDRAAAEAGLVSSIQAVYPLLDDEAAARRRLADAFAVEVDGIGLDELAGGCGVAESVLTALDRAGVPYAGTRVAVQGLGTMGGATARFLTRAGLTVVAVADIKGTVFNPAGLDVEALLAARDSYGTVDRSVLRPADRELPGDAWLSVDAEVLVPAAVSYTVDTGNQARIRARWIVEAANMPVLPAAEAMLAARGITVLPDVVVNSGTNAWWWWTLFGDIGADADEAFAHLRRSMRALVEQLLARAETDGISPRAAAHALVADRLPVIAERFGWYR from the coding sequence GTGACCACCCCCCTGCTGTCGCTCACCTGGACCGACCACGTCACCGGCCGCCACGGCTTCCTGGTCGTCGACCGGCTGGTGCGGGGCGTCGCCAGCGGCGGTCTGCGGATGCGCCCGGGCTGCACGCTGGACGAGGTCACCGGACTCGCCCGGGGCATGACCATGAAGGAAGCCCTGCACTACGACCCCGCCGCGCGCTACGTCCCGCTGGGCGGCGCGAAGGGCGGTATCGACTGCGACCCCCGGGACCCGGAGGCGTACGGCCTCCTCGTGCGCTACCTGCGCGCCATGCGGCCGTACGTCGAGAGTCTGTGGACGACCGGCGAGGACCTCGGTCTCAGCCAGGACCTGGTGGACCGGGCGGCCGCGGAGGCGGGCCTGGTCTCCTCGATCCAGGCGGTGTACCCGCTGCTCGACGACGAGGCCGCGGCCCGGCGGCGGCTCGCGGACGCCTTCGCCGTCGAGGTGGACGGCATCGGCCTCGACGAACTGGCGGGCGGCTGCGGGGTCGCCGAGTCGGTGCTCACGGCCCTGGACCGGGCCGGGGTGCCGTACGCGGGCACGCGCGTGGCCGTTCAGGGGCTCGGCACCATGGGCGGGGCCACGGCCCGCTTCCTCACGCGCGCGGGGCTCACCGTGGTGGCCGTCGCCGACATCAAGGGCACGGTCTTCAACCCCGCCGGCCTCGACGTCGAGGCACTGCTCGCCGCCCGGGACTCCTACGGCACCGTGGACCGCTCGGTGCTGCGCCCCGCCGACCGCGAGCTGCCCGGCGACGCCTGGCTGTCGGTCGACGCGGAGGTGCTGGTGCCCGCGGCGGTCTCCTACACGGTCGACACCGGCAACCAGGCGCGGATCCGGGCCCGTTGGATCGTCGAGGCGGCCAACATGCCCGTCCTGCCCGCGGCGGAGGCGATGCTGGCCGCGCGCGGGATCACCGTGCTGCCGGACGTGGTGGTCAACTCCGGGACGAACGCCTGGTGGTGGTGGACCCTGTTCGGTGACATCGGCGCGGACGCGGACGAGGCCTTCGCACACCTACGGCGTTCCATGCGCGCCCTGGTCGAGCAGTTGCTGGCGCGGGCGGAGACGGACGGCATCTCGCCGCGCGCCGCCGCGCACGCGCTGGTCGCGGACCGGTTGCCGGTGATCGCGGAGCGGTTCGGCTGGTACCGCTGA